One Fuerstiella marisgermanici DNA window includes the following coding sequences:
- the der gene encoding ribosome biogenesis GTPase Der: MGIPKVAIVGRPNVGKSSLLNWVAAKLLSVVDPTAGVTRDRVTWIVHHDDRYFELVDTGGIGIVDSDDLSADIERQIDLGLLECDLLLFVVDAKAGVTPLDVEVADRLRRIKKPMLMVVNKCDSSSLDIEAAGFLALADLPQQVTSVKGNRNRLELMSAIVQHLPDGADDEAEEGAHLLEPPEIRLAIVGRRNVGKSTFINQLAETDRVIVSEVPGTTRDSIDIRFDVDGRTFVAIDTPGVRKRKSLANDIEFYGLVRAQRSIRRADVVLMFFDATNTISKVDKQLVEEITKHNKPCVFVVNKWDLAQEEEMTIDKWGEYLVKSFASMRHVPIAVLTAKDGRNIRQLINLTQTIYKQAMTRMSTGKLNRALKLAVSNNPPPHRKNKRPKIYFATQVAVAPPTIVVKCNDPKVFDEAWKRYLLGFLREVSPFQEVPIRLILRARADGDMAIDIPDIALRDITEDDDEFDGMFDADEPMDAEDDLEQVEEV, encoded by the coding sequence ATGGGAATTCCGAAGGTGGCCATCGTAGGTCGCCCCAACGTTGGCAAGAGTTCGTTATTGAACTGGGTGGCCGCTAAGCTGCTGTCTGTGGTTGATCCCACCGCCGGAGTCACGCGGGATCGCGTCACGTGGATCGTGCACCACGACGATCGCTACTTCGAACTGGTCGACACCGGCGGCATCGGCATCGTCGACAGCGACGACCTGTCTGCCGACATCGAACGCCAGATTGATTTGGGTCTGCTGGAATGCGATCTGCTGCTGTTTGTCGTGGATGCCAAAGCGGGGGTGACTCCGCTGGACGTCGAAGTCGCCGATCGTTTGCGTCGGATCAAAAAGCCGATGCTGATGGTCGTCAACAAGTGCGATTCCAGTAGCCTGGACATCGAAGCGGCCGGCTTTCTGGCGCTGGCTGATTTGCCTCAGCAGGTGACCAGTGTCAAAGGCAATCGCAACCGGCTTGAGTTGATGTCAGCCATTGTCCAGCACCTGCCGGATGGAGCGGACGACGAAGCAGAAGAAGGCGCTCATCTGCTGGAGCCGCCGGAAATTCGGTTGGCCATCGTCGGACGACGAAATGTCGGCAAAAGTACTTTCATCAACCAACTGGCCGAAACCGATCGCGTGATCGTTAGCGAAGTTCCCGGCACGACTCGCGACAGCATCGACATTCGCTTCGACGTCGATGGCCGCACGTTTGTCGCGATCGACACACCTGGTGTGCGTAAACGCAAGAGTCTCGCCAACGACATCGAATTCTACGGGCTTGTGCGAGCTCAGCGCAGTATTCGCCGCGCTGATGTGGTGCTGATGTTTTTTGATGCCACCAACACGATTTCCAAAGTCGACAAGCAGCTGGTCGAAGAAATCACAAAGCACAACAAGCCGTGCGTGTTCGTCGTCAATAAGTGGGACCTGGCTCAGGAAGAGGAGATGACAATCGACAAGTGGGGCGAGTACCTCGTGAAGTCGTTTGCATCCATGCGACACGTTCCGATTGCCGTCTTGACAGCGAAGGACGGTCGCAACATTCGCCAGTTGATTAATCTGACTCAAACAATTTACAAGCAGGCGATGACCCGGATGAGTACCGGGAAATTGAATCGAGCACTCAAGCTGGCCGTGTCGAATAACCCACCGCCGCATCGTAAGAACAAACGGCCGAAGATTTACTTCGCGACTCAGGTAGCCGTCGCCCCGCCGACGATTGTCGTCAAGTGCAACGACCCGAAGGTGTTTGACGAAGCGTGGAAACGGTACCTGCTGGGCTTTTTGCGAGAAGTCTCACCGTTTCAGGAAGTTCCGATCCGGCTGATTCTTCGAGCTCGCGCCGACGGTGACATGGCCATCGATATTCCAGATATCGCCTTGCGAGACATCACGGAAGATGACGACGAATTCGACGGCATGTTTGACGCAGATGAACCGATGGACGCGGAAGACGATCTGGAACAGGTGGAAGAGGTCTAA
- the hrpA gene encoding ATP-dependent RNA helicase HrpA, with the protein MEFDAKALQTQISTAMRADQFSLRRLLRSITNAKNAGKPFDRNLKRLNDQLQRSTQRFAARSASVPKIDWPEDLPVVARRDEIADAIRQHQVVVVCGETGSGKSTQLPKIALELGRGIGGVIGHTQPRRIAARSIATRLAEELKCEVGKQVGYRIRFNDASGPNTLIRLMTDGVMLAETQSDRFLDQYDTIIVDEAHERSLNIDFLLGYLKRLLPKRKDLRLIITSATIDAERFAEHFGQDGTPAPVVVVEGRTYPVDIRYRPLDQNNADEEGGSQDRDWRDGIVDAIDEVAANDSGHLLVFLPTERDIREADKLLNGRKYSGDTSKHPTQVVPLYGRLSMADQTKVFQPYQHRRIVLATNVAESSLTVPGIRYVIDTGTARISRYSARSRMQRLPIEAVSQASANQRAGRCGRVGPGICIRLYDEEDFNGREAFTAPEIQRTNLAAVILRTMNLKLGRLDEFPFLDPPRPTTVREGYKTLEELGAITGRGTDDYVLTEIGRHMARLPVDPRISRMVLAAIEEHAAPEVMIIAAALETQDPRERPIEKQQAADEAHAQFKNAESDFLTLLAIWDTWHERKKKLSGSQLRKWCKQNFLSWMRMREWIDVHRQLRDLLKESGDKQLEKAAVLNPFKDRKNDYAAIHRSLMTGLLANLAFKSADREYTGAGGNKLQVWPGSGLARKPPKWFVAAELVETSQRFARTLATIQPEWIEPLADHLVKREHSEPHWDSKAGNVMCFEKVSLWGLPIVPRRKTSFAKVDAAKSRELLIQFGLVELALLYGKTEEERDSEFAEEERTLLSGSRSRLTPGRSTLPNPSSSAFRSGPVKPKTGWGRDFPFLSHNVGVLEQVKELQARTRQHDLLPTEDALFEFYDKQIPHDVADRNRLRQWYRRTVKSQPALLQFDINTFTSESERQEGSAEFPPSMKMGTMDLPLSYQLDPGRNADGVTVTVPCEGLAQLDQNRLTWLVPGLLSQKVTELIRSLPKDLRRKFVPAPDTAREVLEKLQFAKGNLLSAVATQLTRIAGEPVRPEDFALSNLPDHLRANIRLIDNNKAVVAESRDPDQLRATLQTKTNNAFQKSQPSPEELQWQRKGFKAWDFADIPVSISITRAGMKMKSFPAIRDDGESVGLTLCQSAVEAQAVLRKGLRRMFLLTDRERIQRQVKHLPELQKIQSMAKCIPGLDVVLQLQLLMVERAYLSPTDLPRTKAQFDDFVVQGRKRLGVVVQEFVQLIPALFRQHQVTTRILADAMGSGWDHLVHQMERQLAELFHSKFLQDTPWPWLIQFTRYMTGIRMRLDRLNSGGIRNEDLRLREFAPYADRFLIRRAEMQKQQRNDPMLDHYGWMLEEFRLTVFAQKLGTAIKVSGKLLDEQWERVG; encoded by the coding sequence ATGGAATTTGACGCGAAGGCTCTGCAAACACAAATCTCAACCGCGATGCGGGCGGACCAGTTTTCGCTGCGCCGCTTGCTGCGATCGATCACCAACGCGAAGAACGCAGGCAAACCGTTCGACCGAAATCTGAAGCGGTTGAACGACCAGCTCCAACGATCAACCCAAAGGTTTGCCGCTCGATCCGCTTCCGTGCCGAAAATTGACTGGCCTGAGGATCTGCCGGTTGTCGCGCGACGCGATGAAATTGCGGACGCGATTCGGCAGCACCAAGTGGTCGTCGTCTGCGGCGAAACCGGGTCCGGCAAATCGACGCAATTGCCGAAAATCGCATTGGAACTCGGCCGCGGAATTGGCGGCGTCATCGGTCACACGCAACCTCGCCGAATTGCCGCTCGGTCGATCGCCACTCGATTAGCCGAAGAACTGAAGTGCGAAGTTGGTAAGCAGGTCGGGTATCGCATTCGGTTTAACGATGCGTCCGGCCCGAACACGCTGATCCGATTGATGACCGACGGCGTCATGCTGGCGGAAACGCAGTCTGACCGCTTTCTGGATCAGTACGACACCATCATCGTCGACGAAGCTCACGAACGATCGTTGAACATCGATTTCCTGCTGGGCTACCTCAAACGGCTGCTACCTAAACGCAAAGATTTGAGGCTGATCATTACGTCAGCGACCATCGACGCCGAACGCTTTGCCGAACACTTTGGTCAGGATGGAACTCCTGCACCGGTGGTCGTGGTGGAAGGGCGGACGTACCCCGTCGACATTCGTTACCGTCCGCTGGATCAAAACAATGCAGACGAAGAAGGCGGTTCTCAGGACCGCGACTGGCGTGATGGGATTGTGGACGCCATCGACGAAGTGGCGGCCAACGACAGCGGTCACTTGCTGGTCTTCCTGCCGACCGAACGTGACATCCGCGAAGCGGATAAACTTTTGAATGGTCGGAAGTACTCCGGTGACACGTCAAAACATCCGACTCAGGTCGTGCCGTTGTACGGACGGCTGTCGATGGCGGATCAGACGAAAGTCTTTCAGCCGTACCAACACCGCCGCATCGTGCTGGCCACCAACGTCGCCGAATCTTCGCTGACGGTGCCCGGAATTCGCTACGTAATCGACACGGGCACGGCTCGCATCAGCCGCTACTCGGCGCGGTCGCGCATGCAGCGACTGCCCATCGAAGCGGTATCGCAAGCGTCGGCCAATCAACGAGCCGGGCGGTGTGGTCGAGTCGGTCCGGGCATCTGTATTCGGTTGTACGATGAAGAAGACTTCAACGGTCGCGAAGCGTTTACAGCGCCGGAAATCCAACGCACAAATCTGGCGGCCGTGATTCTTCGGACGATGAATCTGAAGCTGGGTCGGCTGGATGAGTTCCCATTTCTGGATCCGCCACGTCCCACGACCGTGCGTGAAGGCTATAAGACGCTGGAAGAACTCGGCGCGATTACTGGCCGAGGTACGGATGACTACGTGCTGACGGAAATCGGGCGACATATGGCTCGCCTTCCCGTCGATCCCCGAATCAGCCGCATGGTGTTGGCGGCGATTGAAGAGCACGCCGCGCCGGAAGTCATGATCATCGCTGCCGCGCTGGAGACTCAGGATCCGCGTGAACGCCCGATCGAAAAACAGCAGGCCGCTGACGAAGCTCACGCGCAATTCAAGAACGCGGAAAGCGACTTTCTGACGTTGCTCGCCATCTGGGACACGTGGCACGAACGGAAGAAAAAGCTGTCTGGCAGCCAGTTGCGAAAATGGTGCAAGCAGAATTTTCTGTCGTGGATGCGAATGCGAGAATGGATCGACGTGCATCGGCAGCTTCGCGACCTGTTGAAGGAAAGTGGCGACAAGCAACTGGAAAAGGCGGCCGTTCTAAATCCATTCAAGGACAGAAAGAACGACTACGCCGCCATTCATCGTTCGTTGATGACCGGCCTGCTGGCGAACCTCGCGTTCAAATCGGCCGATCGCGAATACACGGGCGCCGGTGGCAACAAACTGCAGGTGTGGCCTGGTTCCGGCCTCGCCAGAAAGCCGCCCAAGTGGTTCGTCGCGGCCGAATTGGTCGAAACGTCTCAGCGGTTCGCGCGCACTTTGGCGACGATTCAGCCGGAATGGATTGAGCCGCTGGCCGACCACCTCGTAAAACGCGAACACAGCGAACCGCACTGGGATTCGAAGGCGGGCAACGTGATGTGTTTTGAGAAGGTGTCTCTGTGGGGCCTTCCAATCGTGCCACGCAGAAAAACGTCCTTCGCTAAAGTCGACGCCGCCAAGTCGCGAGAACTGTTGATTCAGTTTGGTCTGGTGGAATTGGCGCTGCTGTACGGCAAGACGGAAGAAGAACGTGATAGCGAATTCGCAGAAGAAGAACGCACACTGCTCAGCGGCAGTCGCTCACGTCTAACGCCGGGGCGGTCGACGTTGCCGAATCCGTCGTCGTCTGCGTTCCGTTCCGGGCCCGTGAAGCCGAAGACGGGCTGGGGGCGCGACTTCCCGTTCCTCAGCCACAACGTTGGTGTGTTGGAGCAGGTGAAGGAACTGCAGGCGAGGACTCGGCAGCACGACCTGCTGCCGACGGAAGACGCGCTGTTCGAATTCTACGACAAGCAGATTCCGCACGACGTAGCCGATCGAAACCGCCTGCGGCAATGGTATCGCCGCACGGTAAAAAGCCAGCCAGCATTGCTGCAGTTTGACATCAACACGTTCACCAGCGAATCAGAACGCCAGGAAGGCAGCGCCGAATTTCCGCCGTCGATGAAGATGGGGACGATGGATCTGCCGTTAAGCTATCAACTCGATCCCGGCCGAAACGCGGACGGAGTGACGGTCACCGTCCCGTGCGAAGGCCTGGCTCAGTTAGACCAAAACCGCCTCACGTGGCTGGTTCCGGGGCTTCTAAGTCAAAAGGTAACAGAACTGATTCGTTCACTTCCCAAAGACCTGCGGCGCAAGTTTGTTCCGGCTCCAGACACCGCTCGCGAAGTGCTGGAAAAGCTTCAGTTTGCAAAAGGCAACCTGCTTTCCGCGGTCGCCACTCAGCTGACTCGTATTGCGGGCGAACCGGTGCGACCAGAAGACTTTGCGTTGTCGAATCTGCCCGATCACTTGCGAGCCAACATCCGACTGATCGACAACAACAAGGCCGTTGTGGCAGAAAGTCGCGATCCGGATCAGTTGCGAGCGACTCTGCAAACGAAGACCAACAACGCCTTTCAAAAAAGCCAACCGTCGCCAGAAGAACTTCAGTGGCAACGAAAGGGCTTCAAGGCATGGGACTTTGCGGACATTCCCGTCAGCATTTCGATCACGCGAGCGGGCATGAAGATGAAATCGTTCCCAGCCATTCGCGACGATGGCGAATCGGTCGGCCTGACGCTGTGTCAGTCTGCTGTCGAAGCTCAAGCCGTGCTGCGCAAGGGGTTGCGGCGGATGTTTCTGTTGACGGACCGCGAACGAATTCAGCGGCAGGTGAAGCATCTGCCTGAGCTGCAAAAAATTCAATCGATGGCGAAGTGCATTCCGGGCCTGGACGTGGTTTTACAATTGCAGTTGCTAATGGTCGAACGAGCGTACCTGTCGCCAACGGATTTACCTCGAACAAAAGCTCAATTTGATGACTTCGTCGTTCAGGGGCGGAAGCGATTAGGCGTTGTGGTGCAGGAGTTCGTGCAGTTGATCCCTGCGCTGTTTCGGCAGCATCAAGTGACAACTCGGATTCTGGCCGACGCAATGGGATCCGGCTGGGATCACCTGGTACACCAAATGGAGCGTCAACTGGCGGAGTTATTTCACAGCAAATTTCTGCAGGACACGCCCTGGCCGTGGCTCATCCAGTTCACGCGCTACATGACAGGCATTCGAATGCGGCTGGATCGACTGAATTCCGGGGGAATACGAAACGAAGACCTGCGACTGCGCGAATTTGCCCCATACGCAGACCGCTTTCTGATTCGCCGTGCAGAAATGCAAAAGCAGCAGCGAAACGATCCGATGTTGGATCATTACGGCTGGATGCTGGAAGAATTTCGCCTCACTGTGTTCGCTCAAAAACTGGGCACGGCGATCAAGGTGTCCGGCAAACTGCTGGACGAACAGTGGGAACGCGTGGGTTAA
- a CDS encoding peptidoglycan D,D-transpeptidase FtsI family protein: MSEPTGDLNEADAPQPVSHPTEQAQDGVQPSIWRVKLISFCLLIGWGIMVGRLVHLQGAQRQLLNTKVNRQSTFTEKVPARPGEVLDRNGHVLAMTITRESLYAVPAEITDAGNFVWEVSQILDINADELYDRIAKHPDRQFIWVRRRLTDDQAQRIRQLNLPKRTWGFRREYLRQYPQGRIAAHVLGMRDIDNIGHGGLEESLDDLIRGVDGTRVMTRDARGKVMEVEAALSETPQHGRTVISTIDVLTQIHTEQLLTDLMERWRPHGACAVVMDPHSGDVLAMASAPNFDPNHPGSVPDDAWRNLAVSAVFEPGSTFKPFIVAWALQQNKLQADEQISCFQGAYRMGKRVLHDHHPYAKLSVEDVLVKSSNIGMARIAERMGLGQLYRATAAFGFGRRTGIELPGEVDGLVRSQDKWDDYSLGSIPMGQELAVTPLQLITAHAALANGGRLVRPHLLLDSSSDQVAPTPLSAIETVDATPGIESQIVRPEIADWIVRHPMKGVVERGTGKNARINGMSIFGKTGTAQKPDPETGGYSNTKHICSFICGAPAENPQVLVLVMVDEPTADGLHYGGTVAAPTAANLLQFALNRLPHLSGRMTVRPEHDLPARMR, from the coding sequence ATGAGCGAACCTACTGGTGATCTAAACGAAGCCGACGCACCGCAGCCTGTGTCACATCCTACGGAACAGGCGCAGGACGGTGTTCAGCCTTCTATTTGGCGAGTGAAGCTAATTTCGTTTTGCCTGCTGATTGGCTGGGGCATTATGGTTGGTCGGCTGGTCCATCTGCAGGGTGCTCAGCGTCAACTGCTCAACACGAAGGTGAATCGGCAGAGCACATTCACTGAGAAAGTCCCCGCTCGTCCCGGCGAAGTGCTGGACCGAAACGGACACGTGTTGGCGATGACGATCACGCGCGAAAGTCTATACGCCGTGCCGGCCGAAATTACCGACGCCGGAAATTTTGTCTGGGAAGTCAGTCAGATCCTCGACATTAACGCGGACGAACTTTACGACCGCATCGCCAAGCATCCCGATCGGCAGTTCATCTGGGTTCGTCGTCGTTTGACCGACGATCAGGCTCAACGCATTCGCCAACTGAATCTGCCCAAACGCACCTGGGGTTTTCGCCGCGAATACCTTCGTCAATATCCGCAGGGCCGCATCGCCGCTCACGTCTTGGGCATGCGAGACATCGACAACATTGGCCACGGCGGCCTGGAAGAAAGCCTGGACGACCTTATTCGAGGCGTTGACGGAACGCGAGTGATGACGCGGGACGCTCGTGGCAAGGTCATGGAAGTCGAAGCCGCGTTATCAGAAACGCCGCAACACGGTCGCACGGTGATTTCAACCATCGATGTGCTCACGCAGATCCACACTGAGCAACTTCTGACCGATTTGATGGAGCGCTGGCGGCCTCATGGAGCATGCGCTGTGGTCATGGACCCGCATTCGGGCGATGTCCTCGCTATGGCGTCGGCACCGAACTTTGACCCCAACCATCCGGGTTCGGTGCCCGACGATGCATGGCGAAATCTGGCGGTTTCGGCTGTGTTTGAACCGGGTTCCACGTTCAAGCCGTTCATCGTGGCGTGGGCACTGCAACAGAACAAACTTCAGGCGGATGAACAGATTTCGTGTTTTCAGGGAGCGTACCGGATGGGCAAACGCGTTCTGCACGATCACCACCCTTATGCCAAACTTAGTGTGGAAGATGTGCTGGTGAAGTCCAGTAACATCGGCATGGCTCGCATCGCAGAACGCATGGGCCTTGGGCAACTTTATCGAGCGACAGCGGCCTTTGGTTTCGGTCGCCGCACGGGCATCGAATTGCCGGGGGAAGTCGATGGGCTTGTGCGTTCTCAAGACAAATGGGACGACTACTCGCTCGGTTCCATTCCGATGGGGCAGGAGCTTGCCGTCACGCCGCTGCAATTGATTACCGCTCACGCGGCACTGGCCAACGGCGGTCGGTTGGTCAGACCGCACTTGTTGCTGGATTCGAGCTCCGATCAGGTCGCTCCCACGCCGCTTTCGGCGATCGAAACTGTGGATGCCACTCCGGGGATCGAATCACAGATTGTGCGGCCTGAGATTGCCGATTGGATTGTCCGACATCCCATGAAGGGCGTTGTGGAACGCGGGACCGGCAAGAATGCCAGGATCAACGGCATGAGCATCTTTGGGAAGACCGGGACGGCTCAGAAGCCCGATCCCGAAACCGGCGGCTATTCGAATACAAAGCACATCTGTTCGTTCATCTGTGGCGCACCCGCCGAGAACCCTCAGGTGTTAGTCCTTGTTATGGTCGATGAACCCACGGCTGACGGGCTGCACTACGGCGGCACCGTGGCCGCACCAACGGCCGCTAATCTGCTGCAATTCGCACTCAACCGCCTGCCACACCTGTCCGGCCGCATGACGGTTCGCCCCGAGCACGATCTACCCGCGCGAATGCGTTAG
- the hisC gene encoding histidinol-phosphate transaminase: MPLPFRTAIQQIGGYVPGEQPQATGWIKLNTNENPYPPSPKVVEAIQNAATGRLNVYPDPMARSFRKAAAALFDVDPDCILPANGSDENLTILMRSFCDAGDAIVYPYPSYVLYETLAKIQGCDVRRLHLNDQLNWDAGEATDLCRSAKLTFVPNPNSPTGNCWTPDELEQLLPDDGLLILDEAYGDFANTPHRGELLKQPRFHQRMVVTRTLSKSYSLAGLRFGFSIADEQLTQGMQKVKDSYNCDAIAIAAATAAIEDQDWMLENRGRILATRQRMAAELPKLGFVALPSQANFLWTTHSSGRHKDIYEGLKQQQILVRYMQFSGKSADAEGLEGLRITVGTDAEIDRLLQALETTISRL, from the coding sequence ATGCCTCTACCTTTTCGCACCGCCATTCAGCAAATCGGCGGGTACGTGCCCGGCGAGCAGCCTCAAGCGACCGGCTGGATCAAGCTAAACACCAACGAGAACCCGTATCCGCCGTCGCCGAAGGTGGTGGAAGCCATTCAGAATGCGGCGACTGGTCGACTGAACGTCTATCCCGATCCGATGGCACGCAGTTTTCGCAAAGCGGCCGCCGCGCTGTTTGATGTTGATCCGGACTGCATCCTTCCCGCCAACGGCAGTGATGAGAACCTGACCATCCTGATGCGTTCGTTTTGCGACGCCGGGGATGCGATTGTGTACCCGTATCCCAGCTACGTGCTGTACGAAACGCTGGCGAAGATTCAGGGATGCGATGTACGTCGCCTGCATTTGAACGATCAGTTGAACTGGGACGCTGGCGAAGCAACCGATTTATGTCGTTCGGCGAAGTTGACCTTCGTGCCGAATCCGAATTCACCAACCGGTAACTGCTGGACGCCTGACGAACTGGAACAATTACTTCCAGACGACGGCCTGCTGATTCTTGACGAAGCCTACGGCGACTTTGCCAATACGCCTCACAGAGGCGAACTTTTGAAACAGCCGCGCTTTCATCAGCGGATGGTTGTGACTCGCACGCTTAGCAAGTCATACAGTCTTGCTGGTTTGCGGTTTGGGTTTTCCATCGCCGATGAGCAGCTGACTCAGGGCATGCAAAAGGTGAAGGACAGCTACAACTGCGACGCCATCGCCATCGCGGCCGCGACCGCTGCCATTGAAGATCAGGATTGGATGCTGGAAAACCGCGGACGCATTCTGGCAACTCGCCAGCGGATGGCGGCTGAGTTGCCGAAGCTGGGATTCGTCGCACTTCCCAGCCAGGCGAACTTCCTGTGGACGACGCACAGTTCGGGTCGGCACAAAGACATTTACGAGGGGCTGAAACAGCAGCAGATTCTAGTTCGATATATGCAGTTTTCCGGAAAATCGGCGGACGCGGAAGGACTCGAAGGTTTACGAATTACGGTTGGCACAGACGCTGAAATCGACCGACTGCTTCAGGCACTGGAAACTACAATTTCACGGTTGTAG
- the nrdR gene encoding transcriptional regulator NrdR codes for MRCPFCKNDETKVIDSRNSQDYSIRRRRECLDCSRRFTTYERIEESPIKVIKKDGTRVPFDRNRIRAGIEKACYKRPISNEQIDQVVADVEATLYEDGLRELPSRQIGEMVFSALRDLDKVAFVRFASVYREFKDVNDFVDELQPILEDRDRS; via the coding sequence ATGCGGTGCCCGTTCTGCAAGAACGATGAAACCAAGGTGATCGACTCGCGAAACAGTCAGGACTATTCGATTCGCCGTCGAAGGGAATGCCTGGATTGCAGTCGTCGCTTCACGACGTACGAGCGCATCGAAGAATCGCCGATCAAGGTCATCAAAAAGGACGGCACTCGCGTTCCGTTTGATCGTAATCGCATCCGCGCGGGGATTGAGAAGGCGTGCTACAAACGGCCGATCAGCAATGAGCAGATTGACCAGGTGGTGGCGGATGTTGAAGCCACTCTTTACGAAGATGGACTCCGAGAGTTGCCGTCACGCCAGATCGGTGAGATGGTGTTTAGTGCTCTACGAGATCTGGACAAGGTCGCGTTTGTCCGCTTTGCATCCGTCTACCGTGAATTCAAGGACGTGAACGACTTCGTGGATGAGCTGCAGCCAATTCTGGAAGACCGCGACCGTTCGTAG